From one Diorhabda carinulata isolate Delta chromosome 12, icDioCari1.1, whole genome shotgun sequence genomic stretch:
- the LOC130900292 gene encoding piggyBac transposable element-derived protein 2-like → MQSDLDLGAAVILELHSRLPEELGPYNLYFDNFFTGLPLLKYLREQNVGGTGTVRENRLENCNLPYSKDMKKEPRGKLCHKASKEIIAAKWHDNSIVTIASNCHGLDPITKVDRIGFVDKKRAKIQVDCPAVIKMYNKYMGGVDRFDENVDSAAKSGGSLCLLLAWMQLVKMHG, encoded by the coding sequence ATGCAGTCCGACTTGGACCTAGGAGCTGCTGTTATTTTAGAACTCCATTCAAGATTACCAGAAGAGTTAGGACCGTACAACTTatactttgataattttttcactgGTTTGCCTCTTCTCAAATATTTGCGAGAGCAAAATGTTGGGGGCACGGGTACTGTTCGGGAAAACCGGTTAGAGAATTGTAATTTGCCATACTCAAAGGACATGAAAAAAGAGCCAAGAGGTAAGCTATGTCATAAAGCTTCTAAGGAAATTATTGCAGCTAAGTGGCATGACAATAGCATCGTCACCATTGCATCCAACTGCCACGGATTGGATCCTATCACAAAAGTGGATCGGATTGGATTTGTGGATAAAAAACGAGCTAAAATTCAAGTTGATTGCCCAGCCGTCATCAAGATGTACAATAAGTACATGGGTGGGGTAGACCGCTTTGACGAAAACGTTGACTCCGCGGCAAAAAGTGGTGGTTCCCTTTGTTTGCTTTTGGCCTGGATGCAGCTTGTCAAAATGCATGGCTGA
- the LOC130900295 gene encoding uncharacterized protein LOC130900295, with translation MYRCVKIHENDTKFQLILWRNNTTDPLKIYKLLTVTYGMSPASFLATRCLKQLALDNEINHPEAAQSILKDFYMDDYLVSVKDIKSACFLIKDVYNILLSGEFRLRQWSSNNEQILNFVSQLDPSTKTDYIIKDEQSCSKTLGTVWNSSEDILKYVTNPESGPDHYKIFTKRRILSIISQIFDILGLIGPVITRAKLFMQKLWGLKIGWDDPVPDNVLISWLQFYNSLKLIEKLKISRHILITDFISIEMHFFTDASQYAYGTAIYFRSKNSLDTVNVNLVCSKSRVAPLKVISIPRLELCAAEKEVVD, from the coding sequence ATGTATCGATGCGTTAAAATACATGAAAACGatacaaagtttcaattaaTACTCTGGCGCAATAATACTACAGAtcctttgaaaatttacaagtTACTCACGGTAACATATGGGATGAGCCCTGCCTCTTTTTTAGCTACTCGTTGCTTAAAACAGTTAGCTCTTGATAATGAAATCAATCATCCTGAGGCTGCTCAATCTATTTTAAAGGATTTTTACATGGACGACTACTTAGTCTCCGTAAAGGATATTAAATCTgcatgttttttaataaaagatgtatataACATTTTACTGTCGGGCGAATTCCGTTTACGCCAATGGTCTTCAAATAATGagcaaattttgaattttgtttcaCAATTAGATCCCTCTACTAAAACagattatattattaaggaCGAACAAAGTTGCAGTAAAACTTTAGGTACGGTCTGGAACTCTTCAgaggatattttaaaatatgttacaAATCCCGAATCTGGTCCAGATCACTACAAGATCTTCACAAAAAGACgaattttatccattatcaGTCAAATCTTTGATATTCTAGGACTTATAGGTCCCGTTATTACGCGCGCGaaattatttatgcaaaaattGTGGGGTTTAAAAATAGGTTGGGATGATCCAGTACCCGACAATGTTCTAATTTCGTGGCTACAGTTTTACAATagtttgaaattaattgaaaaattaaaaatttcacgaCATATTCTAATAACAGATTTCATATCCATAGAAATGCATTTCTTTACCGACGCTTCTCAGTACGCTTATGGTACTGCAATTTATTTCAGGTCCAAGAATTCATTGGACACAGTAAATGTAAATCTAGTTTGTTCCAAATCTAGAGTTGCTCCTTTGAAAGTAATTTCTATCCCTCGATTAGAGCTTTGTGCCGCCGAAAAAGAAGTAGTCGACTAA
- the LOC130900291 gene encoding piggyBac transposable element-derived protein 2-like, whose amino-acid sequence MPKPLTLDEIAEELLAEEDPGDIILFPPDDGVVTDEDSGDENEANILHLPSRMLRSQVELQNRPSTSGENRMNDLEEEEIDVPAPKKKKEKSCGKGDHDEEVFTNSQEVMSAVECFELLYNDDIIKFIVDMSNLYALQRNHTLNVTCDEIRVYIAILLLTGYLTPKYMRMLWEVKSDTHNDLVASSIRRNRFFEIQQYLHLSDSTSLPPNDKFAKVREYFTKLNVNFTAHFKKAGSSHISIDETIVPYFGKHGTKQHIHGKPIRFGYKL is encoded by the exons atgcCTAAACc GTTGACGTTAGATGAGATTGCCGAGGAGTTGCTGGCTGAGGAAGACCCAggtgatattattttatttcctccTGATGATGGCGTGGTGACTGACGAAGACAGTGGAGATGAAAACGAAGCTAATATTCTTCATCTTCCGAGTCGTATGCTTCGATCTCAAGTAGAGCTACAAAATAGACCCTCCACTTCTGGAGAAAATCGCATGAATGAcctggaagaagaagaaatcgacGTGCCTGCaccgaagaaaaaaaaagaaaaaag TTGCGGCAAAGGAGACCATGATGAAGAAGTTTTTACTAACTCTCAGGAAGTGATGAGTGCCGTCGAGTGTTTCGAATTGCTCTATAATGACGACATAATAAAATTCATAGTTGATATGAGCAATTTGTATGCTTTACAGAGAAATCACACTCTGAATGTAACTTGTGATGAAATTAGAGTGTACATTGCAATACTGCTACTTACAGGATATTTGACTCCAAAGTATATGAGAATGTTATGGGAAGTAAAAAGTGACACGCATAATGACCTAGTAGCATCTAGCATAAGGCGGaatagattttttgaaattcagcAATATCTTCATCTTTCTGACAGTACTTCCTTGCCGCCTAACGACAAATTTGCTAAAGTTCGagaatattttacaaaactGAATGTAAATTTCACTGCTCATTTCAAAAAAGCAGGTTCTTCACACATTTCCATAGATGAAACTATAGTACCATACTTTGGAAAGCACGGTACCAAACAACATATCCACGGAAAACCGATAAGGTTCGGTTACAAGCTCTAG
- the LOC130900294 gene encoding craniofacial development protein 2-like — translation MLAPGKMEEVAAELRKYEVDVAAIQEIRWKEQGIINKKEYTLLYSGNEKQGQGGTGFIVRKKIKDNIIDFRAVNGRIADLRIKATPFNLSVLNVYAPTENAEEEEKEKLYENLEKEIEGIPKEDTTIVLGDFNAQIGQEDYIKQVAGKHTVHNVTNDNGTRLCNLAISTNMVISSTKFQHPYHHKVTWSAPDNKTFTQIDHILITRRKQSSVKDVRTFRGACADTDHFLVTATIKQKVKRCRRDAKKKKWNIEKLNHTNARKKYRDTLTKKLREQTKSNDIQTEWVQIKDCIKEAAAEHVGIKEKTTNKGWYNENYKVKWVSK, via the coding sequence ATGCTGGCTCCAGGAAAAATGGAAGAAGTAGCAGCTGAACTAAGAAAATATGAGGTGGATGTAGCAGCCATACAAGAAATTAGATGGAAAGAACAgggaattataaacaaaaaagagtACACCCTCTTATACTCAGGAAACGAGAAACAAGGGCAAGGTGGGACAGGTTTTatagtaagaaaaaaaataaaagacaatATAATAGACTTTAGGGCGGTAAACGGGAGAATAGCGGATTTACGAATAAAAGCAACCCCCTTTAACCTATCAGTCTTAAACGTGTATGCACCAACAGAAAAtgctgaagaagaagaaaaagaaaaactatatgAGAATCTGGAGAAGGAAATCGAAGGAATACCCAAGGAAGATACAACTATAGTACTGGGGGATTTTAACGCACAGATAGGTCAAGAAGATTACATAAAACAAGTTGCAGGAAAACATACAGTACACAATGTAACAAATGATAATGGAACAAGATTGTGCAATTTAGCTATAAGTACGAATATGGTCATAAGCAGCACCAAATTCCAGCATCCGTACCACCACAAAGTGACTTGGAGTGCCCCGGACAACAAAACATTCACGCAAATAGACCATATATTAATAACAAGAAGGAAACAAAGCTCTGTAAAGGATGTCCGAACATTTAGGGGAGCTTGCGCAGATACGGACCACTTTCTAGTTACAGCAACTATAAAGCAGAAGGTTAAAAGATGTAGAAGAGATgctaaaaaaaagaaatggaacattgaaaaattgaaccACACAAAtgcaagaaaaaaatacagagatactttaacaaaaaaattaagagaacAGACAAAGTCAAATGATATACAAACGGAGTGGGTACAAATCAAAGACTGTATAAAAGAAGCAGCAGCTGAACATGTcggaataaaagaaaaaacaacaaataaaggCTGGTATAATGAAAACTATAAAGTAAAATGGgtctcaaaataa